A portion of the Chaetodon trifascialis isolate fChaTrf1 chromosome 7, fChaTrf1.hap1, whole genome shotgun sequence genome contains these proteins:
- the phactr4b gene encoding phosphatase and actin regulator 4B isoform X1, translating into MACCFKSRHHGSWTINIPLPDDEAEQHHSTMVGEGGSTGDSTPKRKGKFSTLGKIFKPWKWRKKKSSEKFKETSEELERKMSTRRTRQELIEQGVLKEVPDNDANPDTQNLKQHYVKNGHTLPVSAGVGGGGGVSGSRSPCNQGKLPLESEFRMNPAWLNQPDERRVRSPSNGDRRGAPGSRGTGLHEDGWRGGGMGSHAHVEGEWKSNMVWQGQMEEGRRGGRLHPEDGQKRPGLQKAPSEDGRRSRPVETDWKPTLPRHASAEEGRARRESDSHFVPDPEALRDTLREPLPPKHSVMPPKWLMSSTPEPGSKGPPRTPSNHPTTQYSSPSAPSAVASKPVRSVSSAGATTQQSSVAPTSTSQGTKQPPLPPPKPVNRSNAAMLVSALQGGENAQLPLYWSCWKRECDYDVYLSLPVYLCRRAGGLRSGDFTQATGGASLVPAKPSPPMPPKRTTPVTKRNTEDSSASSHLINPSPLSLEDHSSLPVGFQLPPPPPSPPLPTHIPPSPPRQHIHTHHLHHQHSYPHPLPQPIPMLFDPPSPTIESPQRPAPVPLHIMIQRALSSPGPAQPHPDGLQRAHTLLFETPMEYQGDRGRPLPVSIQPLKLSEDDYSEEEEEEEEEDDEEEEEYDGEIPQPELEPRSRRCLVGDAGVCGIPGDNGSEDEEEDEEEDEEEEDEEEERDMHGEDSDSDGPVRYKDEGSDEDEEDEPPPSALASRVKRKDTLALKLSSRPCAPDRDRFTQERSSRDDQPPGQTGLTWQSREQWEAIRTQIGTALTRRLSQRPTAEELEQRNILQPKNQADRQAEVREIKRRLTRKLSQRPTVAELQARKILRFHEYVEVTDAQDYDRRADKPWTKLTPADKAAIRKELNDYKSTEMEVHEESRIYTRFHRP; encoded by the exons AACTGGAGAGAAAGATGTCGACGAGGCGTACGCGGCAGGAGCTCATAGAACAGGGAGTGCTGAAGGAGGTCCCGGACAACG ATGCAAATCCAGATACTCAAAACCTGAAGCAGCACTACGTGAAAAATGGCCACACTCTGCCTGTGAGTGCCGGGGtcggaggaggtggaggagtcaGTGGTAGCAGGAGCCCATGCAACCAGGGCAAACTCCCCCTAGAGTCTGAGTTTAGGATGAACCCGGCCTGGCTCAACCAGCCAGACGAGCGCAGGGTCCGCTCTCCCTCAAACGGAGACCGCCGAGGAGCTCCAGGCTCCAGAGGCACAGGACTGCATGAAGatggctggagaggaggagggatggggtCTCATGCACATGTTGAGGGTGAGTGGAAGTCTAACATGGTCTGGCAGGGCCAGATGGAGGAGGGCAGACGTGGAGGCCGACTTCACCCGGAGGATGGCCAGAAGAGGCCTGGGCTGCAGAAGGCGCCATCGGAGGACGGCAGGAGGAGTCGGCCTGTGGAAACAGACTGGAAGCCCACACTCCCTCGACATGCATCTGCTGAAGAGGGAAGGGCCCGCAGAG AGTCAGACAGCCATTTTGTCCCTGACCCAGAAGCCCTGCGGGACACGCTGCGCGAACCTCTGCCACCTAAACACTCTGTCATGCCTCCAAAATGGCTGATGAGCTCCACCCCTGAACCTGGCAGCAAGGGTCCACCTCGCACCCCATCCAACCACCCCACAACCCAGTACTCCTCTCCCTCCGCGCCCTCGGCTGTGGCGTCCAAACCCGTCCGGTCCGTCTCCTCTGCGGGTGCAACCACTCAGCAGTCATCTGTAGCCCCAACCTCCACCTCTCAGGGCACCAAGCAGCCTCCTCTGCCCCCACCCAAACCCGTTAACAGGAGCAACGCTGCCATGCTGG TCTCCGCCCTGCAGGGGGGAGAGAACGCTCAGCTTCCGCTCTACTGGTCCTGCTGGAAGCGAGAGTGCGACTACGATGTCTACCTGTCCCTGCCCGTCTACCTGTGCCGGCGGGCCGGAGGCCTGCGCTCAG GTGACTTCACCCAAGCCACTGGTGGTGCCAGTCTTGTGCCAGCCAAGCCCTCTCCACCGATGCCTCCAAAGAGGACCACCCCCGTCACCAAACGCAACACAGAGGACTCCTCTGCTTCAAGCCATCTCATCAACCCCTCACCACTTTCTCTGGAGGATCACAGCAGCCTCCCTGTGGGCTTTCagctgcctccacctcctccctcccctcccctgccAACACACATAccaccttcacctcctcgtcaacacatacacacccaccacctccaccatcagCACTCCTACCCCCACCCACTGCCCCAACCAATACCGATGCTGTTTGACCCTCCAAGCCCAACCATTGAGTCTCCTCAGCGCCCGGCTCCCGTCCCACTCCATATCATGATCCAGCGAGCCCTGTCCAGTCCTGGCCCAGCTCAGCCACACCCAGATGGGTTACAGCGTGCGCACACACTGCTTTTCGAAACCCCTATGGAGTATCAAGGTGACCGTGGTCGCCCCCTTCCTGTCAGCATCCAACCACTGAAACT ATCTGAAGATGACtactcagaggaggaagaagaagaagaggaggaagatgatgaagaggaggaggagtatgaCGGCGAGATCCCCCAGCCAGAACTGGAGCCACGGAGTCGGAGATGTTTGGTTGGAGACGCTGGTGTTTGTGGCATCCCAGGGGACAACggcagtgaggatgaggaggaagatgaggaggaagacgaggaggaagaggatgaggaagaagagcgtGACATGCACGGGGAGGACAGCGACTCAGATGGCCCTGTGCGTTATAAAGATGAAGGctcagatgaagatgaggaggatgagccCCCACCTA GTGCCCTGGCCAGCAGGGTCAAAAGGAAGGACACCTTGGCTCTGAAGCTGAGCAGCCGTCCCTGTGCCCCAGACAGGGACAGGTTTACCCAGGAGAGGAGCAGTAGAGACGACCAGCCTCCAGGACAGACCGGCCTCACCTGGCAGAGCAGGGAGCAGTGGGAGGCCATCCGCACACAGATCGGCACTGCACTCACAAG GCGACTTAGCCAGAGACCCACTGCTGAGGAGCTCGAGCAAAGAAACATCCTTCAGC ccAAAAACCAGGCTGACAGACAAGCTGAAGTTCGAGAGATCAAGCGGCGGCTGACCAGGAAG CTGAGTCAAAGACCCACAGTTGCAGAACTACAGGCGAGAAAAATCCTGCGGTTCCACGAGTACGTGGAAGTCACAGATGCCCAAGACTATGATCGGAGAGCAGACAAGCCATGGACGAAGCTGACTCCTGCTGACAAG GCGGCCATCCGGAAGGAGCTCAATGATTATAAGAGCACTGAAATGGAGGTTCATGAAGAGAGCAGAATCTACACAAG GTTTCATCGGCCTtag